The Lolium rigidum isolate FL_2022 chromosome 1, APGP_CSIRO_Lrig_0.1, whole genome shotgun sequence region CTATTGCACTGCCATCTGTGCGGAGTTTTACTTTCTCCTTAGGTGGATGAGTAACTTGATAGTGTTGGGGAATTTGATGTTTTTTGCTTTGCGTTTATTTTCCTGGGTTAGGGTTTGTTGGACGAGCAGTTCCAGAAGCTGCTTCTGCTCCAGAACAAGAGCGACCCGAACTTCGTTGCCGAGACCATCACCCTGTTCTGCGAGGACGGCGAGCACACCATTGGCGAGCTCACCAAGCGGCTGTAAGTGTGCTTCCTCTGTTGGCTCGCTTGCGATGTTCTGTGTAATCAACTGTTTGACTCTTTGCTTGGGATCGGTTGCTGTGTGTGCAGGGACAAGCAGTGCGTGAACTTCGACGAGGTAGCTGCTTTTGTGCATAAGCTTGAGGGCGGCAGTGCAAGGTGAGGCTCTTTTCTTTGTCTTTTATGTCCTGTACTACCATATGTGTTTCTGCAATAGCATCTGAGTGATGGTTGTTAGTAGTGGTGCAAATCGGGTATTATATCCCCGTAGATCTTTCTTGACCATGCTATATCCATTGATTGGAAGGAGGTAGATTCTTTGTAAGGCGTAAGGTCGCCTTGGGGGAGACTTATTGTCGTTTTGATCATCAGTGTTTTATGAAGTAGATCCGGCAAATATATCTATTTCACGTATTTTTGCATTAATATTGGCGCCTCCCATCCATATGGGGAGGGATGAAGTATGTTTGTCCCTTCTAGTGATTAATCATGTACATCTCTGTTCCGTACACATCAGTGGCATATTCTAAGTATTTCAGGTTGAGATCCGTTTGGCTGTTGTACCGTTTCATGGTTTAGATCTGACAAATTATTTGTCGTTTCACTATTTTGTGATTTAAATCCGACCAATCATTTTGTCGTTGTACTCTTTCATAATTAGATCTGACAAACCTTTTGGCTGATGTAGGTTCGGCAAACTGTCTGGCCGTTTCAAGGATTTTACCGTTTAGATCCAGCAAACTATTTTTCCGTTTTAGCATTTCATGATTTAGATACGACAAATCATTTTCGTTGTACTGTTCAATTACTGATCCTACAAACCATTTAGTCGATGTAGATAGGACAAACCGTTTGGCTGTTTTAGTGTTCTACATGGTTCAGATCCGACAAACCGTTTAGCCATTGTGCTGCTTTATGCTTTATATCTGACATATATGAACTGCTTTGCACAAATTGGATAGCTGAAGGAGTATCACTCCATACTCTTCCAAGTCAAGTGTTCCTTCCAATTATTTTTGGAGGGTTTGACATTGGATCTGTCATTGTAGTGTAGTGTTAAAATAGATAGGGCAGTTTTACATGTTTCCCCTTTGCTTCGCACAAAAAATAACTAAGATTTTTGTGATTTGGTGGTTTGTTCTGCTGGTATttaggtttccaaaccatggttTTTGTAGTTTCATGCAGAAGATTTGGTCGAGTTAAGCAATAAATATTTATGGTAACATAATTATTACAGAGACTAATTTTATCATGCTTAGAAACTAAAATTATTGTGCTTAAGAACAATTATTATTATGCACAAAGCATCATAAGGCCTATTCAATTTAAATTTCTTATGTTTATGGTATCCATGTGACTTTTTATGGAATCAAAGTTTGTTAGCCAATAAGTGCACGTGTCTTTTCTTACCCTGGGTTTTCTCTGTTGCATTTAATTGACTTGTTATCTCATATATGGAAAATCACAGTGCTATATTTGTATTTCATTGGAAAGAAGTGAAGGGAAAGAAATATCATGCTCTTTTTTCATTCATTAAAGAAAATTTGGTGGCACATTCCTGATTGTATAGTATTGCATGTTGCAGTGTTGGTGCTAAGAGAGTGAAGAATACCTGCATTCAGTTCCTTGAGTTTTGTAAGGAGAAGAGCAGAGATGGGTTAGTATCTTGTATCACTATGTCATAGTATTGTATTTTCTATCAGCGTCTTATTTGAATTCTTATAGTGAATGTTGCCTAGTTTTATCTACTCATCTACTGTAATGGCCTTATTTTAATTTTGTCAGAGTATTTATCGATCCAATTGCATGTTCATTGCTTTTATAAGCTGCTAAAATATTCAGTCTATAAAGGCACGAAAGGTTTGGCTGAGTCTACTGAGCTTGGTGGGTTAAGAGTGTAACAGTACAATTTTGTACTCAAATGTGTAGTTTAAGATTGTTATACTAAATATTGAAAACTACTACACATGTTTGCAAACACCTGGGTCTTCTTTACTGAACAACGAATTATAATAGCATTTAAATCTTTAAAAGTGAAACTAAGTTTCGCTATCATCTCTGAATATTGCACAGCTATCCAGTAAATAAACCTATAACTGGTTGATGTTTCAATCTTCTAATTGATGCTACTTCCAGAATATAGTTGTTATTTTTCGTTATAGTTAACCCTCTACTCCGTTAGATTGTATGTTTTGTTTAGGAAGTATGTTCAGGAGAACATTCACAAGGCTCTCCTTCCGAAACTTTTATGATAATCCTGCCCGTGGAAATATTTATTGTTCTAGAGTAAATTTGTAGTAGCCAATTATGGATATGCTCCTTTCGTGAGCTGCTAATGGGAAAGAGCTTCATAACTTACTGAATTGTTTTCCTTGCCAGGTGCCTGAAGACACTGGATACTCTGAGGGTTGTTTTCTATGAAGTTAGCGGCAAGTTTAAGGATATGCTTCAGGTATTTACCGTACTTTTTCTAAAACTCGTGTGGAACTCTCAGTAATATTGCACTAAACTGGGTTGGCCATCTTCAATGGAAAAAATATTCCAAAGATTCTTCTATACACAAAATATTAAACTGGACAAAAGACAAGATGCAATCAAATGAATTTACTTAGTTTGCTGCATAACAAAAAATGAAAATCATGTTGATGAAGTTTGCGTAACAGACATTAAATTACTAGTAACATCGTGCACGGTAAACAAGCTTGGATATGGCATCTTCATCTATTGTTGTGTAAATCTCTGTAGCATTTGCAGTTGAAAACCTTTGTTGACTGAACTGTTTTGGGTACATGTGATATCTGAATCCTAGCTTCATGTTGCACTACAGTTTACTAGAATTTTTGACCTCTCAATTTCTCACAACATTGATAGACTTGATGCAACTGTCTTGATATTTTGTTTTCCAATGCAGCTGGAGCAGCAGCAAGCCGAAGCAACAAAGTGAGAGCCACATGTTGTGACGGCAGTGCCTTTGAAGTTGTAGAACAACATTTGCTTCTGTGAGGTCGCCTGAAGCTGCTTATCGGCAAACTGGTCATTTAGCGTCGCCGATATCTGTGTTACTATCGGAAGTGTCATTTTTAATTCCCAGTGGTCAAATAACAATCATCCGCCGTCGTTTTGCGGATCGTCAGTGGTTAATCTGGCTGCTCAGTTCTGGCAAGCCAGTTTTGGTCGTAGGAGTGCAGAAGCAGTGTAATGTCGACAGAGTCATGCGTCGGCCAATGTATCGGCTGTGGTTGTTTGTTGTGGAGAACATTGTGTTATTCTAATTTCAAGTTATGTTGTGTTGGGGAAAATGTTATTGCTGTAGAATTCCTCAGCTCAAGTTATTTTCTATTCAGTCTCAGGTGTGATTTTCGTGCCTACGGATTCTTCTAGAGTGCACAAATATCATGCTGGTTCTGTGCTAGCTGGTATATGGAAACAGTCCAACTTACTGCACAAATTTTTCAGTAATTATGAATATGCTCCTTTCATGAGCTGCTAATGGAAAGGAGCTTCACAACTTACTGAACTATTTTCCTTGCCAGGTGCCTGAAGACACTAGATATATACTCTGTGGGTTGTTTTCTATGATCTGTGTGGGAAGTTTAAGGCTATGCTTCAGGTATTTACCTTTTTTCTAAATCTCGTGTCGAACTCTCAGTAGTATTGCACTAAAATGGAGTAgccatcttcaaaagaaaaaatatTCAAAGGTGTTTCCTATATGAAAAATTATTAAACTAGACAAAAGACAAGATGCAATCAAATGGATTCAGTTAGTTTGCTGCATAACAACAAACGAAAATCATGTTCATGAAATGAATACAGTTAGTTTGCCTAACAAGCATAAAATTAATAGTAACATTTGGGGAAGATAAACAAGCTTGGACACGCcatcttcatttattgttatgtAAGTCTCTGTAGCATTTGCAGTGCTGAATTGTGACTTAGTGTCTAGAGGAGTATTTAGGACTACTGAAAATCTGAGTTGAAAACCTTTGTTGACTGAATTGTTTTGGGTATATGTGGTATCTGAATCCTAGCTTCATGTTGCGCGAAAAGGTCACTAGAATTTTTGGCCTCTCAATTTCTCACAGCATTGATAGACTTCAAGCAACTGGCTTGATATTTTGTTTTCCAATGCAGTTGGAGCAGCAACAAGTTGAAGCAACAAAGTGAGAGTCACATGTTCTGTTGGCACTGCTGCCTTTGATGTCGTAGAACATGCCAAGCTTTTATCTTGGAGTCGTTTGCTTACGTGAGGCCGTCTATTGCTTCTTAGCGGCAAGCTGGTCATTTAGCATCGCCGGTCGGCAGGGCCATTTTTAGTTCTCAGTGGTCCAATAAAAATCATCCGCCATCATTTTGCGGATCGTCAGTGGTTAATCTGGCTGCTCAGTTCTTGGCTAGCCAGTTCCTAGGTTGTAGGAGTTCACAAGCGGTGTAATCTAGACACAGTCATGCCTCGTCGGTCAGTGTATCGACTGTGGTTGTATGTTGTGGAGAACATTGTGATGCTATTAT contains the following coding sequences:
- the LOC124680349 gene encoding histidine-containing phosphotransfer protein 1-like, whose translation is MAATMKLSTLGYAASMLSTGLLDEQFQKLLLLQNKSDPNFVAETITLFCEDGEHTIGELTKRLDKQCVNFDEVAAFVHKLEGGSASVGAKRVKNTCIQFLEFCKEKSRDGCLKTLDTLRVVFYEVSGKFKDMLQLEQQQAEATK